In Vitis vinifera cultivar Pinot Noir 40024 chromosome 11, ASM3070453v1, a genomic segment contains:
- the LOC100268134 gene encoding probable galactinol--sucrose galactosyltransferase 6, with translation MPNDTYTRMMWNVPFEGTRVRTQPQPYENSVEPCVIQILSNSNTCFRIGETWILRGDHIRRQSQRRNRGEEIAMAPDWCYSSLCKSSSINTNPILLFSSFYHKPSFSCSSLPVSKRTQRYSANRVVLLRAFKKREVGSPPREVYKEEEREEEMTITSAVRIADRKLVVKERTILEGVPDNVVATSGSTSGPVEGVFLGAVFNESSSTHVVSLGTLRDVRFMACFRFKLWWMAQKMGDRGRDIPLETQFLLVETKDGSQIESDGAGEENQIVYTVFLPLIEGPFRACLQGNSRDELELCLESGDADTKTSSFTHSVFISAGTDPFATITSAIRAVKLHLKTFRLRHEKKLPGIVDYFGWCTWDAFYQEVTPEGVEAGLQSLAAGGTPPKFVIIDDGWQSVGGDPQKDEDQTENKQQPLLRLTGIKENSKFQNKEDPTGGIKSIVNIAKQKHGLKYVYVWHAITGYWGGVRPGVKEMEQYDSLMKYPMVSKGVVENEPVWKTDVMTLQGLGLVNPKNVYRFYNELHEYLASAGIDGVKVDVQCILETLGAGLGGRVELTTQYHKALDASVARHFPDNGIIACMSHNTDALYCSKQTAVVRASDDFYPRDPVSHTIHIAAVAYNSVFLGEIMQPDWDMFHSLHSAAEYHASARAISGGPIYVSDAPGKHNYELLKKLVLPDGSVLRARLPGRPTRDCLFSDPARDGISLLKIWNMNKYTGVIGVYNCQGAAWNSAERKNTFHETHSGAITGTIRGRDVHLIAEAATDPEWSGDCAVYCHKSGELITLPHNAALPVSLKVLEHEILTVTPIKVLAPGFSFAPFGLINMFNAGGAIQELRYEVKSGAQLSELGGGYEGEGNGVAEERMENRSTELVGVVHMEVKGCGRFGAYSSAKPRRCTLGSIEVDFIYNSSFGLVTLNLSHMPEEGQNVHVVKVEI, from the exons ATGCCAAATGACACGTACACAAGGATGATGTGGAATGTCCCCTTTGAGGGTACACGCGTTCGCACTCAACCGCAACCATACGAAAATTCGGTAGAACCTTGTGTCATTCAAATATTGTCAAATTCAAATACGTGTTTCAGGATTGGTGAGACGTGGATCCTACGTGGTGACCACATCCGCCGTCAGAGCCAACGGCGAAACCGAGGGGAAGAAATCGCAATGGCTCCCGATTGGTGTTACAGTTCTCTGTGCAAATCCAGTAGTATAAATACCAATCCAATTCTCCTGTTTTCGTCATTCTATCATAAGCCGTCGTTTTCGTGTTCTAGTCTTCCTGTTTCTAAGAGAACCCAAAG GTATTCTGCGAATCGAGTGGTGTTGTTACGGGCTTTTAAG AAAAGAGAGGTAGGCTCGCCTCCTAGAgaagtatacaaggaagaagaaagagaagaagagatgaCGATCACTTCGGCGGTGAGGATCGCCGATCGGAAACTGGTCGTGAAGGAGAGGACGATTCTGGAAGGAGTGCCGGACAATGTGGTGGCGACGTCCGGTTCGACCTCCGGGCCAGTTGAAGGAGTGTTTCTGGGTGCGGTTTTCAACGAAAGTAGCAGTACACACGTGGTGTCTCTGGGAACTCTCCGAGACGTGCGGTTCATGGCGTGCTTCAGGTTCAAGTTATGGTGGATGGCTCAGAAAATGGGGGATCGAGGGAGAGATATTCCCCTGGAGACGCAGTTTCTGCTGGTGGAGACAAAAGATGGGTCCCAGATTGAGTCGGACGGTGCTGGTGAAGAGAATCAGATAGTCTACACTGTTTTCCTCCCTCTTATTGAAGGACCGTTTCGGGCTTGTCTACAGGGAAACTCCCGAGATGAACTGGAGCTCTGTCTGGAGAGTGGGGACGCCGACACCAAAACGTCGTCGTTTACCCACTCGGTCTTCATCAGTGCCGGGACCGATCCTTTTGCCACCATCACCAGCGCAATCAGAGCCGTTAAATTACATTTAAAGACGTTCCGTCTACGCCACGAGAAGAAACTCCCTGGAATCGTTGACTATTTCGGATGGTGCACCTGGGATGCGTTCTACCAGGAAGTAACCCCAGAAGGAGTAGAGGCCGGCCTCCAGAGCCTCGCCGCCGGCGGCACCCCACCGAAATTCGTGATCATCGACGATGGCTGGCAGTCCGTGGGAGGTGATCCACAGAAAGACGAAGACCAAACCGAAAACAAACAACAGCCATTGCTTAGACTGACCGGAATCAAAGAAAACTCAAAGTTCCAAAACAAGGAAGATCCCACGGGGGGAATCAAAAGCATCGTGAACATAGCGAAGCAGAAACATGGGCTAAAATACGTGTACGTGTGGCACGCCATCACTGGGTACTGGGGTGGGGTGAGACCAGGAGTGAAGGAGATGGAGCAGTACGATTCGTTGATGAAGTACCCAATGGTGTCAAAAGGAGTGGTGGAGAATGAGCCAGTATGGAAGACTGATGTAATGACGTTGCAGGGATTAGGATTGGTGAACCCCAAAAACGTTTACAGATTCTACAATGAACTGCATGAGTACTTGGCATCAGCTGGAATCGATGGGGTGAAGGTGGACGTGCAGTGCATATTGGAAACACTGGGTGCGGGGTTGGGTGGAAGAGTGGAGCTCACCACACAGTACCACAAAGCGCTTGATGCCTCTGTTGCAAGGCATTTTCCTGATAATGGGATCATCGCTTGCATGAGCCACAACACTGATGCACTCTACTG CTCAAAACAGACGGCAGTGGTGAGAGCATCGGACGATTTCTACCCTCGGGATCCTGTATCACACACAATCCACATAGCAGCGGTTGCATACAACAGTGTGTTCCTGGGTGAGATTATGCAGCCGGATTGGGACATGTTCCATTCACTGCACTCAGCGGCTGAGTACCATGCATCTGCCAGAGCCATCAGCGGTGGCCCCATCTACGTCAG TGATGCCCCTGGTAAGCACAACTACGAACTCCTCAAGAAACTTGTCTTGCCTGATGGCTCAGTTCTCCGAGCCCGTCTGCCCGGACGCCCCACCCGGGATTGTTTGTTCTCTGACCCCGCCCGCGATGGTATCAG TTTGTTGAAGATATGGAACATGAATAAGTACACTGGAGTGATTGGAGTGTACAACTGCCAAGGTGCAGCCTGGAACAGCGCTGAAAGAAAGAACACATTCCATGAAACACATTCCGGAGCCATCACAGGTACCATAAGGGGCCGAGACGTTCATCTCATTGCCGAAGCAGCCACCGACCCAGAGTGGAGTGGGGACTGTGCAGTCTACTGCCATAAGAGTGGTGAACTTATCACTCTTCCTCACAATGCTGCACTCCCCGTCTCACTAAAGGTCCTGGAGCACGAAATCCTCACCGTCACTCCTATCAAGGTACTGGCACCTGGGTTCAGCTTTGCTCCATTTGGGCTCATTAATATGTTCAATGCTGGTGGAGCCATCCAAGAGCTGAGATATGAGGTGAAGAGCGGAGCCCAATTATCAGAGCTTGGAGGTGGATACGAGGGTGAAGGAAATGGTGTGGCTGAAGAGAGGATGGAGAACAGGAGCACAGAATTGGTGGGTGTAGTTCACATGGAGGTTAAAGGGTGTGGCCGGTTTGGCGCATACTCATCAGCCAAGCCAAGAAGATGCACCCTTGGTTCGATCGAGGTTGATTTCATATACAATTCCTCATTTGGGTTGGTGACATTGAACCTGAGTCATATGCCTGAGGAGGGCCAAAATGTTCACGTTGTTAAGGTCGAGATATAA
- the LOC100262987 gene encoding uncharacterized protein LOC100262987 isoform X2 → MDMSSFKLDIDELINEFTESKSMTLDDMKRVWLSRKFSYIYEARPSSNLAFFMQSLYSHSIRDLKKLKDLAANAKEKGVEVAPALIKRMLDRKIFLFGFVDINESSVRERVNDLADLQNARIQVAYNKLLANSRIEHFLHMDMGMEFDLKGLNKISTEYANARKLAIEEASKVVDVQNIKHISEDKKLIGDVVNKTAENWNAQKEVFYQKTGLNQRPAEEHRQDNEDDGDDFDLELEHLLSQT, encoded by the exons ATGGATATGTCTTCATTCAAGCTGGATATTGATGAGCTTATAAATGAGTTCACTGAG AGTAAATCGATGACTTTGGATGATATGAAGAGGGTATGGCTGTCTAGAAAGTTCTCATACATCTATGAAGCTCGGCCTTCTTCCAACTTGGCCTTCTTTATGCAATCATTGTATTCACATTCAATTA GAGATCTCAAGAAACTGAAAGACCTTGCAGCAAATGCAAAAGAGAAGGGTGTTGAAGTGGCACCTGCTTTGATCAAAAGGATGCTAGACAGGAAAATATTCCTCTTTGGTTTTGTGGACATAAATGAAAGCTCTGTAAGAGAGAGGGTAAATGACCTTGCAGATTTACAGAATGCCCGCATTCAAGTTGCCTATAATAA GTTATTGGCAAATAGTCGGATTGAGCACTTCCTCCATATGGACATG GGTATGGAATTTGACCTGAAAGGGCTCAATAAAATCTCAACAGAATATGCAAACGCCAGGAAACTAGCAATTGAAG AGGCGAGCAAGGTAGTGGATGTCCAAAACATAAAGCATATATCAGAAGATAAGAAACTGATTGGAGATGTAGTGAACAAAACTGCTGAGAACTGGAATGCCCAAAAAGAAGTCTTCTATCAAAAAACAGGACTTAACCAGCGTCCTGCTGAAGAACACCGGcaagataatgaagatgatggtGATGACTTTGATCTGGAACTTGAACATCTACTATCTCAAACATAA
- the LOC100262987 gene encoding uncharacterized protein LOC100262987 isoform X1 — MDMSSFKLDIDELINEFTESKSMTLDDMKRVWLSRKFSYIYEARPSSNLAFFMQSLYSHSISYMSDTASLSHRLGGLYCLYCLYETQPCKPPFKIYLSLGDLKKLKDLAANAKEKGVEVAPALIKRMLDRKIFLFGFVDINESSVRERVNDLADLQNARIQVAYNKLLANSRIEHFLHMDMGMEFDLKGLNKISTEYANARKLAIEEASKVVDVQNIKHISEDKKLIGDVVNKTAENWNAQKEVFYQKTGLNQRPAEEHRQDNEDDGDDFDLELEHLLSQT; from the exons ATGGATATGTCTTCATTCAAGCTGGATATTGATGAGCTTATAAATGAGTTCACTGAG AGTAAATCGATGACTTTGGATGATATGAAGAGGGTATGGCTGTCTAGAAAGTTCTCATACATCTATGAAGCTCGGCCTTCTTCCAACTTGGCCTTCTTTATGCAATCATTGTATTCACATTCAATTA GTTACATGTCTGATACTGCTTCTTTATCACATAGATTGGGTGGGCTCTATTGCCTTTACTGCCTTTATGAGACTCAACCATGTAAACCacctttcaaaatttatttatctcttG GAGATCTCAAGAAACTGAAAGACCTTGCAGCAAATGCAAAAGAGAAGGGTGTTGAAGTGGCACCTGCTTTGATCAAAAGGATGCTAGACAGGAAAATATTCCTCTTTGGTTTTGTGGACATAAATGAAAGCTCTGTAAGAGAGAGGGTAAATGACCTTGCAGATTTACAGAATGCCCGCATTCAAGTTGCCTATAATAA GTTATTGGCAAATAGTCGGATTGAGCACTTCCTCCATATGGACATG GGTATGGAATTTGACCTGAAAGGGCTCAATAAAATCTCAACAGAATATGCAAACGCCAGGAAACTAGCAATTGAAG AGGCGAGCAAGGTAGTGGATGTCCAAAACATAAAGCATATATCAGAAGATAAGAAACTGATTGGAGATGTAGTGAACAAAACTGCTGAGAACTGGAATGCCCAAAAAGAAGTCTTCTATCAAAAAACAGGACTTAACCAGCGTCCTGCTGAAGAACACCGGcaagataatgaagatgatggtGATGACTTTGATCTGGAACTTGAACATCTACTATCTCAAACATAA
- the LOC104880666 gene encoding zinc finger BED domain-containing protein DAYSLEEPER — translation METPSENNELALAEVNSETQPNKRRKKKSIVWEHFTIETVGAGCRRACCKQCKQSFAYSTGSKVAGTSHLKRHIAKGTCTLILRNQEKNQLSPYSAPSKMGGAGSASEPPKRRYRTSSLASVPFDQDRCRHEIARMIIMHDYPLHMVEHPGFVAFVQNLQPRFDMVSFNTVQGDCVATYLREKQSLLKFIEGIPGRICLTLDLWTSRQSVGYVFLTGHFIDMDWKLHRRILNVVMEPFTDSETAFSHAVAVCLSDWSLENKLFSITINQPLNEIGIEYLRAQLSIKNPLLLNGQFLVGNCIARTLSSMALDVLGAGRETIKKIRDSVKYVKTSESHEEKFLELKQQLQVPSTKSLFLDDQNQWNTTYEMLVAASELKEVFSCLDTSDPDYKEAPSMDDWKQVETLCTYLKLFFDAANLLTSTTTIPTTNTFYHETWKIQTELARAATCEDPFISNLAKPMQEKVDKYWKDCGLVLAIAVAMDPRFKMKLVEFSFPKIYGDEAAPTCIRVVDEGLHELFLEYVALPLPLTPTYVDEGNAGSMKGEDHSQGGLLSSNGLSDFDVYILETSSQQMKSELDQYLEESVLPRVHEFDLLGWWKLNKLKYPTLSKMARDILSIPVSSVAVESIYDTVGKEMDEYRNSLRPETVEALICAKDWLQYGSSPPEISNALVKMEF, via the coding sequence ATGGAAACCCCTAGTGAAAACAATGAGCTGGCGCTTGCAGAGGTCAATTCAGAAACACAGCCGAACAAGCGGAGGAAAAAGAAGTCTATAGTCTGGGAACATTTCACAATTGAAACTGTGGGTGCTGGATGTAGAAGAGCATGCTGCAAGCAATGTAAGCAGTCATTTGCATACAGTACAGGTTCAAAAGTAGCAGGTACCAGCCACCTCAAACGGCATATTGCCAAGGGAACCTGCACTTTAATCTTGCGAAACCAGGAGAAAAATCAATTAAGTCCATATAGTGCACCTTCAAAGATGGGTGGGGCTGGGAGTGCTTCTGAACCACCGAAGCGACGCTACAGAACCTCCAGCCTGGCCAGTGTTCCCTTTGATCAGGATCGTTGCCGTCATGAGATAGCTAGGATGATAATAATGCACGACTATCCGCTTCACATGGTTGAACATCCTGGCTTTGTAGCTTTTGTTCAGAATCTTCAGCCCCGGTTCGATATGGTTAGCTTCAACACTGTCCAAGGGGATTGTGTGGCCACTTACCTAAGGGAAAAGCAAAGCCTTTTGAAGTTTATTGAGGGAATCCCAGGAAGGATCTGCCTGACGCTAGACTTGTGGACTTCAAGGCAATCTGTAGGTTATGTGTTTTTGACGGGACACTTTATTGATATGGACTGGAAGCTGCATAGACGGATTCTCAATGTTGTGATGGAGCCATTTACTGATTCAGAAACAGCCTTCAGTCATGCTGTAGCTGTTTGCCTTTCTGATTGGAGTTTGGAGAATAAGTTATTTTCTATCACTATAAATCAGCCCTTGAATGAAATTGGGATTGAGTATCTCAGAGCTCAACTCTCCATCAAGAACCCACTTCTGCTCAACGGTCAATTTTTGGTTGGGAACTGCATTGCTCGTACTTTAAGCAGCATGGCACTAGATGTATTAGGAGCAGGGCGAGAAACTATCAAGAAAATACGTGATAGTGTAAAGTATGTGAAGACATCAGAATCACACgaagaaaaatttcttgagCTCAAGCAACAACTTCAAGTTCCAAGCACAAAGAGCCTCTTTCTTGATGATCAAAATCAGTGGAACACAACATATGAAATGCTGGTAGCGGCATCTGAGTTAAAGGAAGTGTTTTCATGCTTGGATACTTCTGATCCTGATTACAAGGAAGCCCCATCGATGGATGATTGGAAGCAGGTTGAGACCCTCTGCACATACTTGAAACTTTTCTTTGATGCAGCTAACTTGCTAACCTCCACCACAACTATTCCAACCACAAACACATTCTACCACGAGACGTGGAAGATTCAGACTGAGCTGGCACGGGCAGCCACATGTGAGGATCCTTTCATCAGCAATCTTGCGAAACCAATGCAAGAAAAAGTTGATAAATACTGGAAAGACTGTGGCTTGGTTTTGGCAATTGCTGTAGCTATGGATCCTAGGTTTAAGATGAAGCTTGTAGAGTTCAGTTTCCCCAAAATTTATGGTGATGAGGCTGCCCCAACATGCATCAGGGTTGTTGATGAGGGACTTCATGAGCTATTTCTTGAATATGTGGCTCTCCCTCTGCCCCTAACACCGACTTATGTGGACGAAGGGAACGCTGGAAGCATGAAGGGGGAGGATCACTCACAAGGAGGCCTTCTCTCAAGCAATGGACTTTCAGATTTTGATGTGTACATCTTGGAGACAAGTAGCCAACAGATGAAGTCAGAGTTGGATCAGTACTTGGAAGAGTCAGTGTTGCCTCGGGTACACGAGTTTGATTTATTAGGGTGGTGGAAACTAAACAAGCTTAAATACCCGACTCTTTCAAAGATGGCTCGTGATATATTGTCAATTCCTGTATCTTCAGTTGCTGTGGAGTCGATATATGATACGGTGGGGAAAGAGATGGATGAGTATCGGAATTCGTTGCGACCAGAGACAGTGGAAGCCCTGATTTGTGCAAAAGATTGGCTTCAGTACGGATCGTCACCACCGGAAATTTCAAATGCTCTtgtgaaaatggaattttag